One Triticum dicoccoides isolate Atlit2015 ecotype Zavitan chromosome 4B, WEW_v2.0, whole genome shotgun sequence genomic window carries:
- the LOC119292870 gene encoding BTB/POZ and MATH domain-containing protein 2-like, producing MSTSFPPSKIGGGATSPTASAIVAQAVSGSHVLTVDGYSRTKGLVTGKFIKSGTFDVRGHSWCILYYPDRRTSDDADWISIYLCLVHTDADEVKAQFKISLVDQHGESGTSYSNESQICAFRVTEGPWGFGVIKRKDLEGSVYLKDDVLRIRCDVTVSMEIITEHTAPAVLVPPSDMHHHLARLLSAGEGSDVTFEVGGEAFPAHRYMLAARSSVFRAELLGPMKEKTATRVQINDMDANVFRALLHFIYTDSLPEMDDGDSTAMAQHLLVAADRYDMERLKLICMERLCSGLCRSTVATTLALAEQHGCGALKKACFKFLTSPGNLKAAMASEGFQHLRSSCPSLLEELLAKLAP from the coding sequence ATGTCCACCTCTTTTCCACCTTCTAAGATTGGCGGCGGCGCTACGTCGCCGACGGCGTCAGCCATCGTCGCGCAGGCCGTGTCCGGGTCGCACGTCCTCACGGTCGACGGGTACTCCCGCACCAAGGGGCTCGTCACCGGCAAGTTCATCAAGTCCGGAACGTTCGACGTCCGCGGCCATAGCTGGTGTATCCTGTACTACCCCGACCGTAGAACCTCAGATGACGCCGACTGGATATCCATCTATCTATGTCTCGTTCACACCGATGCCGACGAGGTCAAGGCACAGTTCAAGATTAGTTTGGTCGATCAGCACGGGGAATCAGGGACATCATACAGCAACGAAAGCCAGATATGCGCCTTCAGAGTAACAGAAGGACCGTGGGGCTTCGGCGTAATCAAACGCAAGGACTTGGAGGGATCTGTCTACTTGAAGGACGATGTCTTGAGAATCAGGTGCGACGTCACGGTGTCGATGGAGATCATCACCGAGCACACCGCTCCGGCGGTCCTGGTGCCGCCGTCAGACATGCACCACCATCTCGCCCGGCTCCTCTCGGCCGGCGAGGGCTCGGACGTCACCTTCGAGGTCGGCGGCGAGGCGTTTCCCGCGCACAGGTACATGCTCGCCGCCCGGTCCTCCGTCTTCAGGGCGGAGCTCCTTGGCCCGATGAAGGAGAAGACCGCAACTCGCGTACAAATCAACGACATGGATGCCAATGTGTTCAGGGCTCTCCTCCACTTCATCTACACCGACTCATTGCCAGAGATGGACGACGGGGACTCGACGGCGATGGCCCAGCATCTGCTTGTGGCGGCGGACAGGTATGACATGGAGCGGCTCAAGCTGATCTGCATGGAGAGGCTCTGCAGCGGCCTCTGCAGAAGCACGGTGGCGACGACGTTGGCCTTGGCCGAGCAGCACGGTTGCGGTGCGCTCAAGAAGGCGTGCTTCAAGTTCCTCACTTCTCCGGGGAACCTGAAGGCGGCCATGGCGAGCGAGGGCTTTCAGCATCTGAGGAGCAGCTGCCCCTCTCTTCTCGAGGAGTTGCTCGCCAAGCTTGCTCCCTGA